The genomic segment CGGCCGAATACCGACCACTTTATTCTGCACGATCCGTTGGCTTTGGCAGTCGCTGCTCAGCCCGAACTGGTCGATGGCCCACGCGCACGCGTGATCGTGGATACGCGTTCTGGTCCGACACTTGGACGAACCGATTATACGATGGAGGAGGGGGGTGCATCGGTCGTCGCACGCTCGGTCAACCGGGATCGATTTTTCGCGCTGTTCTGGCGCGCCTTCGCTCCAGAGCGGTGCTGCGAGCACGGTGACCGAGCGTGCGATCCGTCATAATTAGTTCCGTCGTGGGGGAAGCGAATCGGGGGATACCCTGAACGTGGGAGGCGAGAACCGTGTCGGGCGAAGCTGTGGAGCGCGATCAACCTGCCTTGCAGGACATGGATCTCCTCGGTCGGCTCACCCAGTTCTTCGATTCTCTGGATCAGCATGTCCGTGCTGGCCAGGGCTGGTTCATCTTCAATGCACGAGGGCAGCGTGGCGCACGGATCACGGCGTTCATTCTCAGTCGCTTGGCCGAGTACCAGCTCCTGTACACCTACTACTTCATTCCGTGGCGAGACTTCGCGTTGAATGCCTACATGGTCGAAGTGGAGCTGCAAGCGCTGGCAGCGCAGCGGCAAGCCTTGCAAGGTCGAGCGCAGCAGGAGTTCGATATCGCGACGCGTGTGTCACGCGATCATCTCGCCCGGATGATGGTTTCTGACCTTCTCATCATCGCGGGCATCCAGCCGCAGCATCGTCATGAGGTCGTCTTCCTGGACCAGGCGATCGAGCGCCGATATCAACAGCGGTTGTCGACGATCTTGATCACCCCGGCCAAGCCGCACGAACTGGCCTGGCAAATCGAGCGCGCTGCGCCGGGGGAGCAGTTCTGGGACCGGCTCTTCGATCGCATGTACGAGCGGAGTCTCATCGCTCTGTGACGCGTGGGCTAGGTGCGCCGGACGAGCGCATGGTCGGCGAGTGCGGCGAGCATATCGCGGCCGTCGGACGGCGGCAGTTGCGAGAGTAGGAGCTTGGCTTCCTCCACATAGCGGCGCGCGTACTCGAAGGCCTCGTCGATCGCGCCGGATTCTCGAATCAAGGCCACTGCAGTTGCGATCGCGCTCTCGTCAGGGGTCCCATGCTGAATCACTTCGAGGACGAAGTCCCGCTGCTCGCTCGTCGCCTTGCCGTTCTGCAAGAACAGCATCGTCGGGAGCGTGATCGTTCCCTGGCGTAGGTCCTGACCGGCTGGTTTCCCGATCTCGGCTGCGTTTCCCTGTAAATCGAGAATGTCGTCGACGATCTGAAAAGCCATTCCGATTGCGCCGCCGAACTCGCCGAGCAGTTCGATCTGCTCATCGGTCGCATCGGCCAGAATCGCACCGATTTCCGCTGAGGCGGCAAAGAGCGAGGCGGTCTTACCATAAATACGGCGCTGATAGTCATCGAAACTCACGTCAGCGCGACGCGCTGCGAATATTTCGCGGAGTTGGCCGTCGCAGATACTACCCAGACACCGGGCGAATACAGCCAAAACACGCGGATTCATCGTCGAAGCAGCGAGCATCGCCGATCGGGCGAACATATAGTCACCGACCATGATGACGACCGACGGCTCGAACAGCACGTTCAGCGTCGGCTGGCCACGCCGCAGCGATGCTCCGTCGATCGAATCATCATGAATGAGCGATGCCGTGTGAAGCAGTTCGATGCCGGCTGCCGCTGGAACGAGGCGCTCGATGTCGTAGCGAAACGGCTTGGCTGCAAGCAACAAGAGAAACGGACGAAGCCGCTTACCACCCGCACGAACCAGCGCTTGGAGAATTTCGCTCACGAGTGGAAATTCCAGCGCTGTTTCAGCGAGCAGGCGATCCTCGACTCGCTGGAGGTCCGGTCGCATTCGGTCGAGAACGGTCGCGAAATCCAACTGTCCCCCGCGCCCGAGTCCAGACGCACCACCGAGCCGCTGCCGCGGCAGTTGCTAGTATGTCTCAGATGAGGCCGGAAAGAAAGGGTGAGCCAGCGAGCAGCTCGCTCACAACGTTTGCCTCGCACGGACGAGTCCTCGACGGTTCGAGAGCCAGGTTATGGCATACTGCGGCGTAACGGGAGTTTTTCGGGTGGCGGGAGCTGGGACGGAGCGTACTCGGTGTTTCCGGGGAATCGACCGTATCGGTCTCGTCGACGCGCGTTCGCGCTCTCCTGGAAACTGAGTCTGGCGTTCATCGCGGTTCCGCTCCTGCTCGCTGCACTGTCGTTGGCGTACGTTCACTGGTTGCGCGACGATCGAGCGGAAGTGTTGGTCGTCGATCGGGTCACTGGTGCGCCAGTGGCTGGTGCTGCGATCGAAACGAGTTTCGGTACGGTTCAGACGAATGACGAGGGTCAAGCGCGTCTTCCGCGTGAGCCATCGGGACCCTGGCGGGTTGCAGCGCCCGACTACGATGCGATCACCTTCGATCCTGACCTTCGGGCTGGTCGTTTACGGGTGCTCCTGCGGCCGAACGTGATCCGCGGTACCGTCGTACGGAACGGCGACGGCTCGCCGGTCGCAGGTGTGTCCGTCCGAGCCGAGGTCGATGGTATGACCGTCGTCTCCGCTCGAACTGACCAGCAGGGCACGTATGTGCTCCGCGGAGTGCCGGAGGGAGCGACCATCGTCTTCGAACACGAAGACTACGCTTCCGTGAAAGTTCCCCTGGCCACTGACCAGACAGTGGTTGATGCAGCCCTCAAGCGGGATGTGCTGATCGGTGTGCTGCGTGATCCGCAGGGGCAGGCCGTCCAGGGGATTGTCGCAACGTCGTCGGGGTGGGCCCAAGCTGGTCCTGACGGCTGGTACCGCCTCAAAGGTGTTGCGCCTGGGGAACGTCTGGTTGTCAAAGCTCCTGGTTATCGGGTCGTGGAAGCGACGGTGCCGCAGTCGTTCGAGTTCGATGTCACGCTCGAGCCGCTCGTCGTTCGGGCGATCTACATCAATGCTGTTGTCGCTTCTCGCCCGGAGGCACTGGAGGAGCGGCTGCGACTCGTGGATCGGACGGAGCTGAACGCTGTCGTGATCGACCTCAAAGACAGCACTGGTCATGTCTATTACGATACGAAGGTTTCGCTCGCTCACGAGATCGGTGCGGTTCGCCCAGTGCTGCAGCCGGCCGAATTGGTCGAGCGCTTGAAGGCACGCGGAATTTACACGATCGCGCGCATCGTGGTGTTCGAGGACCCGATCCTCGCGGAGGCGCATCCGGAATGGGCGATCAAGGACCGGACGACTGGTCAGGCCTGGCGGACCTGGAATGGTGTCGCTTGGGTAAACGCCTATCGGCCAGAGGTCTGGGACTACAACATCGCATTGGCGCGCGAGGCAGCCAGCTTCGGTTTCGATGAAATTCAACTCGATTACATTCGATTCCCGACGGATGGGCCATTGCAGAAGGCCGACTACGGTGTTCCGCATACGGCTGAAAATCGCACGGCTGCGATCGGTGAGTTTCTCAAGCGCGTACACGAGGCGCTACTTCCGACGCAGGCCTCTCTCGGTGCTGACATCTTCGGTCTCACCGTCTGGGAACTGAGCGACAGTGGCATCGGTCAGCATCTCGAAACGATCGTCGAGCATGTCGACTACGTGTGTTCCATGCTGTATCCGTCGCACTTCTGGGCCGGTTCGCTTGGATTCGAGATCCCGAGTGACCATCCGTACGAAGTCATGCTCTGGAGTCTCGAGAACGGGCTAGCACGTGTACCGGCAGCCAGGAACAAGTTCCGACCCTGGCTACAAGACTTTTCGTACGGACCTGGAAAGCCGTATGGCCCAGCCGAGGTGCGTGCGCAGATCCGCGCCGTGTATGACGCAGGTTTGGAATCTTGGATGTTATGGAACGCCGACAACGTCTACCATGAAGAGGCACTCGAACCGACGACGTCATGAAGAGGCCGATGCAACGCGAGTGGAGTAGCACACTGACGACACTGAGCCTCTTGGGGCGTGATCTTCTGGTCACTGCGCGACCGCGCCAGTGGTTGAAGAATACGGTCGTCTTGGCACCACTCGTCTTCGGTCGACAGCTCCTCAACATATCGTCCGTCATCGATGCGGCCTTCGCGACCTTGTCGTTCTGTCTGGCAGGGAGTGCCATCTATTTTTTCAATGACTGGTGCGATGCAGCAGCGGACCGAGAGCATCCCCTAAAATGCCTTCGTCCCATCGCCGCTGGGCGCTTGGGGCGCCGGCATGTCTGGAGCGCGATTGTTCTGCTCCTGTTCGGCGCCATCGTGTTCGCCTGGGCAGCGGGTGGTGCGACACCGTATGTCGTCAGCGCGTATGTCGGTTTGATGATCGGCTACACGGTTCGGTTCAAGCACGTCGCGCTCCTCGATATCTTCGTCATCGCTACCGGATTCGTTTTGCGAGTTTGGGCAGGAGCAACAGCGGTCGGCGTACCCTTGTCACCGTGGCTATACATCTGCACAGTGCTGTTGGCATTGTTTCTCGCCGTAGCCAAGCGACGGCACGAGGTTTTGTTGCTCGAGGGTGTCGCAGCGAATCACCGCCCGGCACTCGACGAGTATTCTGTGCCGTTACTCGATGCACTGCTGCACATCACGGCAACGGCGACGATCATGACGTACTCCCTGTACACGTTCTTCGCACCGAGCCTGCCAGACGATCATTCCATGATGGTCACGATTCCGTTCGTGCTCTACGGGATCTTTCGCTATCTGTATCTGGTGTACCGGCGGGATCTCGGTGGCGTACCGGAGCAAGTGCTGTTGGACGATCGACCGTTGCTCTTGACGATTGTCGTCTGGGGTCTCCTTGTCCTCGTTCTTCTCTACCGGTAAAGATTGCCACGGCGTGACTCAACTTGATTGCTTGGAGACGTTGTAGAGTCGGGAGCCTGATGGTATACTGGCGCGGAGAACTGTTGAGGAAGACGCGCGCCGTGCCGTCTGGAGCGGCGCGGGCACAGGAGGAGGCAGCGGAACATGCTGATCGTGCGACGCGGAACACGACAGCAAGAGCAGGGGCTTCAGCAGGAAGCTGTGGAAGCCTTCCAAGCCTGGTATGTCAGTTTTTCCCCGCTCCTGCGCATGGCTGCGCGTCCCTGGAGACCTCCTCTCGAGGTCTATGAAGACGAACGGGGGTTAGTCGTTCGAGCGGAACTGGCGGGTCTCCGGGAGGACGATATCCATGTCGTCGTCAACGATTCGGTACTCCAGATTTCTGGAGTACGTCGCCCCCGGGAGGAGGGACAGAGGCGGACGTACCACGAAATGGGTATTGCGTACGGGCCCTTCGAGGCGGAGGTGCGTATTCCTTTCCCGGTAGACCTCGATCGAGTCGAGGCGGTCTATCAGCAAGGTTTTCTCGAAGTCACCTTGCCGCGAGTCCATGCCTCACGGACGGTGCCGCTTCGGACGACGAACTCTTGAACGTGAGGTGCGTGCGATGACTGACGAACTACGGCATATTTCACCGGAGCACGAAGAACACCTGGAAACCGAGGAGCAGACGACGCAGCGGGATCTCAAGCTCTTGCCGGTTCTCCCGCTCCGCAACACCGTCGTCTTTCCGACGACGGTCGTGCCGCTCGCTGCGGGACAACCGCGTTCGCTTCGCTTGATCGACGATGTCGCGTCGGGCGACCGACTCTTGGTACTCGTGCTCCAGAAAGATCCGAAGAAGGAGGGTGCTGGCCCGCAGGACGTGTACCAGGTCGGCACGATCGGCAGCATCCAGCAGATGATGCGGGTGCCGGATGGGACAGTGCGCTTGGCCGTACAGGGACTTCGGCGTGTCCGGATCGTCGAGTGGGTGACCGAGGAACCGTACCTGAAGGCGCTCGTCGAGGAAATTCCGGAGATCGTCGAGGACACGATCGAAGTCAAGGCACTGACGCGCACTGCCCTGGAGCTGTTCCAGCGCTTGGTCTCGCTCGTTTCGAACCTGCCGGAAGAACTGGTGACCGCAGCGCTCAACATCGATGATCCGCTGCATCTGGTGTATCTCCTGGCATCGAACTTGCGGATGGATCCGGAGGAACGGCAGGCACTGCTGGAGCTGGACAGCGTTCGGGACAAGCTCCTGCGGCTCAATGCCTTCATGAGCCGCGAGCTCGATCTTCTCGAGCTGGGTAAGAAGATCCAGAGCGAGGTGCAGGAAGAAGTCGCGCGATCCCAGCGCGAGTTCTACCTGCGCGAGCAGCTCAAAGCGATCCAGCGCGAGCTCGGTGAGACGAGTGAGCAAGAGGCGGAGATCAACGAGTTCCGGGCGAAGATCGAACAATCGGGTATGCCGGAGGAAGCGCGTCGCGAAGCGTTGCGCGAGCTCGAACGGATGAGCAAGCTTCCGCCGGCCTCTGCCGAATACGGTGTCATTCGAACTTACCTCGACTGGCTCGTCTCGCTGCCGTGGAACCGGAGTACGGAGGGCGAGATCGATATCGCCCGTGCTCGCCAGATCTTGGACGAGGATCATTACGATCTCGAGAAGATCAAGGAGCGCATTCTCGAGTACTTGGCCGTCCGGCGGCTTCGCAAGGAGCGCGGTGAAGAGAACGAACCGGGTCGTGAACCGATTCTCTGCTTCGTCGGTCCGCCGGGAGTGGGGAAGACGAGCCTCGCCCAGTCGATTGCGCGGGCCCTCGGTCGGGCGTTCACCCGTATGTCGCTCGGTGGTGTGCGCGACGAGGCGGAGATCCGCGGTCACCGGCGGACGTACATCGGCGCCATGCCTGGCCGCATCATCCAGGCCATCCGTCGTGCTGGGACGAACGATCCGGTCTTCGTCCTGGACGAGATCGACAAGGTCGGTACCGATTGGCGAGGCGACCCGGCATCGGCCCTGCTCGAGGTCCTCGATCCAGAGCAGAACAGCACGTTCCGCGATCACTATTTGGACGTGCCGTTCGATCTCTCGAAGGTGATGTTCATCGCGACGGCGAACGTGCTGGATACCATCCCACCGGCGCTCCGCGACCGGATGGAGATCCTCGTGCTCTCCGGCTACACCGATGAAGAGAAGCTCCAGATCGCGCGGCGCTACCTGATTCCGAAGCAGTTCCGTCGACACGCGTTGAACCCGGAGGAATTCGTGTTCACCGACGAGGCGATTCTGGAGATCATCCAGCACTACACGCGCGAGGCTGGGGTCCGGAACCTGGAGCGGGAGATCGGTGCTGTGGCCCGAAAGCTCGCGACACGGCTGGCGGAGGGACAGGACGTACCGCGTGAGATCACGATCGATGTCGTCCACGAGTTCCTCGGCAAGCGGCGTTACTACTACGAAGAGCTTTCGGAGCGGACATCGCAACCGGGTGTAGCGATCGGTGTTGCGGTGACACCGTTCGGTGGCGACATCATGTTCATCGAGGCGACGCGGATGCCAGGGCGGGGCAACCTCATCATTACCGGTCAACTCGGTGATGTGATGCGGGAGTCGGCGCAGGCAGCGCTGAGCATCGTGCGGTCACGCGCCGAGCAGTTCGGGATCGAGCGGGATTTCATGAAGGATTCGGACATCCATATTCACGTGCCGTCAGGGGCAATCCCGAAGGATGGCCCGTCGGCAGGTGTCACGTTGGTGACTGCGCTCGTCTCGCTCTTGACCGGTATTCCGGCACGTGACGATGTCGCGATGACCGGTGAGATTACGCTCCGCGGGCAGGTTCTGCCGGTGGGTGGCATCAAGGAGAAGGCGTTAGCGGCCCAGCGGGCTGGTGTGAAGACGTTCGTGCTGCCGAAGCGGAACGAAATGGACCTCGAGGAGTTGCCAGCGACGTTGCGCGAGAATATGCGCTTCGTACTGGTTGAAACCATCGACGACGTCCTGCGTGCGGCAATGCCGGAAGAATTCCACCGCTGGGTTGCGGAAGCTCGCGCGCGGCGTGAGCGTGAAGAGCAGGCGGGCGGCCAGGAGGCGGTCGAATCGATAGCGGCCCTCGGGTGAGGGAAGCGACGTGGCAGGGAAGCGGTGGGGACGGGGTGATTCCCCCGTCCCCGCTTTCATCGTTGTGGGAGCGGTGTTCGGTGACGTGTGCGGAAGTGGCGGGCAGCGTCGACGAGCGCAGCGAAGAGGGCGTAATGAAGTGGATGCTGGCGGTAGAGCCGCTCCGGGTGCCACTGGACGGCAACAACGAACGTGGCAGATGGCAGCTCGGCGGCTTCGATGACACCGTCAGGAGCGTAGGCGGTGATGACGAGTCCCGGGGCTGGGCGATCGAGAGCCTGGTGGTGATAGGAATTGACCATGAGCGAGGTGGTGCCGAGGATGCGTGCCAGCAGCGTGTCCGGGATAAGAGTGACCGGGTGTGCTGGTTCGTTGACCGGGATTCCGAGTTCGTGCTGGCGATGGTTGAGGGAGTTGGAAATCGCATCGGGGATGTGCTGGATGAGCGTACCCCCGAGCGCGACGTTGAGCAGTTGAATGCCGCGGCAAATGGCGAGAATCGGGAGATCGCGAGCGATCGCGTGCTGGACGAGCCTGATTTCGAAAGCATCGCGAGCGGGAGCAATGCCGTACGTTTCCGGGTGAACGGCTGGTGCTCCGTAGAGCGCTGGATCGATGTCGCCACCACCGGTAAGGAGTAAGCCGTCGACGAGGGCGAGCGCGTCGGCTGGTTCGAGATTCGGTGGCAAGACAACGGGTATGCCGCCGGCTGCGGAAACCGCGGACGCATAGTCGAGGTTGAGCTGGAGGCGCTCGGTCGGCCCGACATGGGTGTCAGCAACCGTGACATCGGGGGTGATACCGATCGTTGGCTTCTCCATGAGTTGTGGCCTCCGTTCCGTCATCGGTGATGAGGGTATGGCAAGGGCATGGTGTCGGCAAGAGGACAAGAGGAGGAGAAGGGTAGGGATCGGACTCGAGGCGGAGGTGGCGGGGCCCTTGACACGGGAGCGAGTGCTGGGTATAGTATCTGATGCGTCTGGCGGAGCGATGAGCTCCGCGAGCACCTTGACAACTGGAGTGTGGTCGAGTGCGCCAGGCCCTCGTGGCCGAAAGCGGCCGAACGTCTCGGATCTGACGATGGAAGCCCGGCCGAGAGGCTGGGTGAGTGCTGGAGTGATCCGGGATGGAGAGTTTGATCCTGGCTCAGGGGGAACGCTGGCGGCGTGCCTAATGCATGCAAGTCGGACGGGAGCGCGCGATGAGCGTGCCGACCGTGGCGGACGGGTGCGGAACACGTGGGGAACCTGCCCGGGTGCGGGGGATAACCCGGGGAAACTCGGGCTAATACCCCATACGCTCGCTGGGTGGTGGGCCGAGCGAGGAAAGGCCAGGCGGTGAGTCTGGCTGTGCTCGGAGGGCCCTGCGGCCTATCAGCTAGACGGTAGGGTAACGGCCTACCGTGGCGATGACGGGTAGCTGGTCTGAGAGGATGGCCAGCCACACGGGCACTGAGACACGGGCCCGACTCCTACGGGAGGCAGCAGCAGGGAATCTTCCGCAATGGGGGCAACCCTGACGGAGCGACGCCGCGTGCGGGAGGAAGCCCTTCGGGGTGTAAACCGCTGTTCGGGGGGACGAAGGGGATGACGGTACCCCCGGAGCAAGTCCCGGCTAACTACGTGCCAGCAGCCGCGGTAAGACGTAGGGGGGCGAGCGTTACCCGGAGTCACTGGGCGTAAAGGGCGTGTAGGCGGCTGGGCGCGCCGCGTGTGAAAGCCTGCGGCTCAACCGCAGGGGGTCGCGCGGGACGGCCTGGCTTGAGGGCGGGAGAGGCGGGTGGAATTCCCGGTGTAGCGGTGAAATGCGTAGAGATCGGGAGGAACACCGGTGGCGAAGGCGGCCCGCTGGCCCGTTACCTGACGCTGAGGCGCGAAGGCGTGGGGAGCGAACCGGATTAGATACCCGGGTAGTCCACGCAGTAAACGATGCGGGCGAGGTGTGGGTGGAGTTGACCCCATCCGTGCCGGCGCCAACGCAGTAAGCCCGCCGCCTGGGGAGTACGGCCGCAAGGCTAAAACTCAAAGGAATTGACGGGGGCCCGCACAAGCAGCGGAGCGTGTGGTTTAATTCGACGCAACGCGAAGAACCTTACCAGGGCTTGACATGCCGCAGGACTCTGCCGAAAGGTGGGGGTGCCCGGAGAGGGAGCTGCGGCACAGGTGCTGCATGGCTGTCGTCAGCTCGTGCCGTGAGGTGTTGGGTTAAGTCCCGCAACGAGCGCAACCCTCGGGGTCAGTTACGCGGGTGTCTGACCCGACTGCCGGGGAAAGCCCGGAGGAAGGAGGGATGACGTCAAGTCCGCATGGCCCTGACGCCCTGGGCGACACACACGCTACAGTGACCGGGACAATGGGCTGCGAAGGGGTGACCTGGAGCCAATCCCGGAAACCCGGTCGTGGTGGGGATCGCAGGCTGCAACCCGCCTGCGTGAACGCGGAGTTGCTAGTAACCGCCGGTCAGCCATACGGTGGTGAATACGTTCCCGGGCCTTGTACACACCGCCCGTCACGTCACGAAAGCTGGCTTCACCTGAAGCCGGTGGGCCAACCCACGGTACGTGGGGGGTAGCCGTCGAGGGTGGGGCTGGTGATTGGGACGAAGTCGTAACAAGGTAGCCGTACCGGAAGGTGCGGCTGGATCACCTCCTTTCTAGGGAGCGGGAAGCTCCTTGGGTCAACCGGGTGGGGCGCGGAGCGAGGAGCTCGGGACGGGGCGTGGGAGCAGGGGGCGCGCCTGAGGAGGCGGCCGGAGGCCGCGGAGGGCGGACGCCCGCTGGTCTCCGTACCCGGAGTCGTCCCACTCGTGCTGATGACGTCGGTCGCGGGCGTACTCGGCCATACTCCAGTTGTCAAGGTGGCGCGTGGGCGTTTAGCTCAGTTGGTTAGAGCACACCCCTGATAAGGGTGAGGTCCCTGGTTCGAATCCAGGAACGCCCACCTGGCGCGGCGATTATGGGGCTGTAGCTTAGTTGGGAGAGCGCCGCCTTTGCACGGCGGAGGTCAGGGGTTCGAGTCCCCTCAGCTCCACGTCGTTCGCGCAGCACCTTACCAAGCGAGTGGATGCGTCATCGCAGTGATGATGCGGGTTCAGATCGCCGAGGTAGTTCTGCTGTGCCCGCTTGCCGGTGTCGAGCAGGAAGGAGTGGACTGGGGAGAGGGGCGCACGGTGGATGCCTAGGCGGCCAGGGCCGAGGAAGGACGCGGCCGAGCGGCGAAACGCCCCGGGGAGCTGCGGGCGAGCGGGGATCCGGGGGTCTCCGAATGGGGCAACCTGGCGTGGTGGGGAGCCACGTCGCCCTCTTGGGAAGTGCGGGGTGAGGAGCCCGGTGCGACTGGGAGGGTGGGTACCGGGGGAAGTGAAACATCTCAGTACCCCGAGGAAGAGAGAGCGATTCCCGGAGTAGTGGCGAGCGAAACGGGAGGAGCCCAAACCGTCGTCGCCCAGAGGGCTGCCGTCCGGAAGCGGCGACGGGGTTGGACGGCCTGCTCGGGCCAAGCGGCAGTGCGGCCGCGCGGCGTGGCGCTGGGAGCCGAACGCTGCTGGAAGGGGCGACCGGAGAGGGTGAGAGTCCCGTAGGCGGACTGGCGGCAGGTCGCGTGGGGCAGGTGCGTGAGTACCACGGGGCACGAGGAACCCTGTGGGAAGCTGGGGGGACCACCCCTCCAAGGCTAAATACCCTGGCCGACCGATAGGGGAGAGTACCGTGAGGGAACGGTGAAAAGGACCCCGGCGAGGGGGGTGAAAGAGCGCCTGAAACCGTGCGCCCACAGGCGGTCGGAGCTGCGTGGAGCGGTGACGGCGTGCCTATTGGAGCATGAGCCGGCGAGTGGCCGGGCGTGGCGAGGCGAAGGGGGAGGCACCTGGAGCCGGAGCGAAAGCGAGTCTGAAGAGGGCGTGGAGTCGCGCCTGGCCGACCCGAAACCGGGTGAGCTACCCCTGGCCAGGCTGAAGCGCGGGGGAGACCTGCGTGGAGGGCCGAACCGGTGTCCGTGGCAAAGGGCTCGGAGGAGCTGGGGGTAGGGGTGAAATGCCAAGCGAACCCGGAGATAGCTGGTTCTCCCCGAAATGGCTTGAGGGTCAGCCTCAGCGTGGAGGCGGCTGGAGGTAGAGCACCGTTTCGGTGCGGGGGCGTGGAGCCTACCAAGCCGAGGCGAACTCCGAATGCTGGTCGCTGGTCGCTGGGAGTGAGACCTGGGGCGAAAAGGTTCTGGGTCGAGAGGGGAACAGCCCAGACCGCCGGCTAAGGTCCCGAAGTCCGGGCTGAGTGGGAAAGGTGGTGCGGGTGCGGAGACAACCAGGAGGTTGGCTTAGAAGCAGCCATCCTTGAAAGAGTGCGTAACAGCTCACTGGTCGAGCGCCCGTGCGCCGAAAATGACGCGGGGCGAAGCCCGGCACCGAAGCCGCGGGTCCGTCTGGCCGCGTGGGGTCAGGCGGGCGGTAGGGAGCGTCGTCGTCGGCGGGGAAGGTGCGGCGGGAGCCGTGCTGGAGCGGCGACGAGTGCGAATGCCGGCACGAGTAGCGGAAGGGCGGTGAGAATCCGCCCCGCCGGAGAGTGCCGAAGGGTTCCGCAGCGATGGTCGTCAGCTGCGGGTGAGGCGGTCCTCAGCTGAGGGCGGCAGCCGTAGGCGAGGGGCAGCCGGTGAAGATTCCGGCCCCACCGGCGCCTGGTTGAGCGAAGGGGGGACGCCGCGTCGAGGGTCCGGCGGTCGGAGGGACCGTCCAAGCCTGGGTCGTGGGCCGAGGGAAAGCCCGGCCGGGGAGCGGCACCAGGCGAGTGCGAGGTGGGGGTGAGGCCCTGCCGAGCGGATCTGGCGGCGTGGCCGAGAAAAGCCTCTAGCGAAGGGCGGCGGTGACCGTACCGCAAACCGACACAGGTCGGCTGGTGGAGGACACCGAGGCGAGCGGGAGAACCCCCGTCAAGGAACTCGGCAAATTGCCCCCGTAACTTCGGGAGAAGGGGGGCCCCGGTAGGGTGGGGAGCCCGAGGGGGTTGCAGAGAGCAGGCCCGCGCGACTGTTTACCAAAAACACAGGTCTCGGCGAAGGCGGAAAGCCGACGTATCGGGGCTGACGCCTGCCCAGTGCCGGAAGGTGAACCGGAGGGGTGGAGAGCCCCGAAGGGAAGCCCCGGTGAACGGCGGCCGTAACTATAACGGTCCTAAGGTAGCGAAATTCCTCGTCGGGTAAATTCCGACCCGCACGAAAGGCGTCACGACGTGGGCACTGTCTCGACGGGGGGCCCGGTGAAACTGCTGGACCCGTGCAGAAGCGGGTGACCCGCGGCGGGACAAAAAGACCCCGTGGAGCTTGACTGCAGCTTGCCACTGGGTGCGGGCCCGGCCTGTGCAGGATAGGTGGGAGGCGGGGAAGCGGGGCCGCCAGGTCCCGTGGAGCCGGCGGTGAGATACCACCCTGGTTGGGTTTGCGCCCTCACCTGGGCCGTGGGAACGCGGCCAGGGACCGTGGCTGGTGGGCAGTTTGACTG from the Thermomicrobium sp. 4228-Ro genome contains:
- a CDS encoding gamma-glutamyl-gamma-aminobutyrate hydrolase family protein, which codes for MEKPTIGITPDVTVADTHVGPTERLQLNLDYASAVSAAGGIPVVLPPNLEPADALALVDGLLLTGGGDIDPALYGAPAVHPETYGIAPARDAFEIRLVQHAIARDLPILAICRGIQLLNVALGGTLIQHIPDAISNSLNHRQHELGIPVNEPAHPVTLIPDTLLARILGTTSLMVNSYHHQALDRPAPGLVITAYAPDGVIEAAELPSATFVVAVQWHPERLYRQHPLHYALFAALVDAARHFRTRHRTPLPQR